The DNA region TACTTCCTTATTAAACTCATGCAGAATGATATCATCATCACCTCCTCTTGTTGCAGGATAGAAGCCTATAACTGCTTTTGCCTGAAGTAATTTTTTGTCGATTACCTCTTTTAATAGAGCTCTAGCATCATCATATAGTTTTTTTGCCTCTATACCGATAATAGGGTCTTCAAAAATTTTAGGAAACTTTCCTTTAAGCTGCCAGGTCTGGAAGAAAGGAGTCCAGTCGATGTACTTGCTAATTTCTGATAAGGAGTAATCATCGAAGAATTTTGTACCCAGAAAAGCAGGTTTGGTGACTTTAGTAGATGTCCAGTCAATAGGAGCTTTATTAGCCCTTGCCTGATCAATGGTGATATAATTTTTATCTTTCTGCCTTTTAGAATGTTCTTCGCGTGCTTTAGAATATTCGGCTTTAAGATTCTTAATAAAATTATCTTTGGCTTCACGATTCATAAGGCTTCCGGCAACCGGAACGCTTCTTGAGGCATCCAGAACATGAACAACAGATCCGCTGTAATGTGGATCAATTTTCACTGCGGTATGTATTCTTGAAGTTGTAGCACCTCCGATCATAAGCGGGACTTTTAAACCTGCTTTTTCCATTTCCCTTGCAACTGTAACCATTTCATCAAGAGAAGGAGTTATCAGACCGCTTAATCCTACGATATCTACATTATTTTCCTGAGCCGCTTTAATGATTTTATCAGTAGGCACCATTACTCCAAGATCGATGATCTCGTAGTTATTACAACCTAAGACTACTCCAACTATATTTTTACCAATATCATGAACATCACCCTTTACAGTCGCCATAAGGATCTTACCAGCATTTTGCCCTTCTCCTCCTCCTTTTTTCTTTTCTTCCTCTATAAATGGAAGCAGATAAGCTACTGCTTTTTTCATTACCCTTGCGCTCTTGACCACCTGAGGCAAGAACATTTTTCCTTCACCGAAAAGATCACCAACAATGTTCATTCCATCCATTAAAGGTCCTTCAATAACCTCCAAAGGTTTATCGAACATGTGCCTTGCTTCTTCAACATCCTCATCAATATAATCAACTATACCCTTAACCAAAGCATGAGCTAACCTTTCATTCACAGGAAGCTTGCGCCAGGTTTCATCTTTAACAGTTTCCTTACCCTTGTTCTTAACCTTTTCAGCCATTTCGAGCATTCGTTCGGTGGCATCCGGACGTCTGTTAAGCAATACATCTTCAACATGCTCCAGCAGATCTTTAGGAATATTTTCATAGACCTCAATCATACCCGCATTCACAATACCCATATCTAGGCCAGCTTTAATTGCGTGATACAGAAATGCGGAGTGCATCGCTTCTCTAACCACATCATTTCCTCTGAAAGAAAAAGATATGTTACTAACTCCTCCACTTACTTTTACTCCAGGTAGATTTTCTTTAATCCATTTGGTAGCATTGATAAAATCTACTGCATAGTTATTGTGTTCTTCAATACCTGTAGCAACAGTAAGAATATTCGGATCAAAAATGATGTCTTCTGCAGGGAAGTTAACCTCCTTGGTTAGTATATCATAAGCTCTTTTACAAATTTCTATTCTTCTTTGGTAAGAGTCTGCCTGTCCCTGTTCATCAAAAGCCATGACAACAACAGCAGCTCCATACTTTCTGACTTTCCTCGCATGTTCCTTAAATTTCTCTTCTCCCTCCTTTAAGCTTATTGAATTTACAATAGCTTTACCTTGAACACATTTAAGGCCAGCTTCAATTACCGACCATTTGGACGAATCCACCATAATAGGAAGTTTGGCAATATCGGGCTCAGAAGCTATAAGATTAAGGAAGGTTGTCATTGCCTGCTCAGAATCCAGCATCCCCTCATCCATATTCACATCGATAACCTGAGCACCACCTTCAACCTGGTTTCTTGCTACAGCAAGGGCTTCTTCATAATTACCCTCTTTGATAAGACGTGCAAACATTTTAGAACCTGTTACGTTGGTTCTTTCTCCAATATTGATAAAGTTAGCTCCTTTGAAGACTTTCAATGGCTCAAGTCCGCTGTATCTTGAAAGATGATCTGATTCAGGTTTTGTTCTTGGCTTGTATTTAGCTGCTAAATCTGCAATTGCTTTAATGTGCGCAGGTGTTGTACCACAGCATCCACCTATAATATTCAGTAAACCTTCCTCAAGAAATTCTTTGATAGTAGAAGCCATCTCCTCCGGACTTTCATCATATTGCCCGAATTCATTGGGCAGCCCCGCATTAGGGTGTGCACTGATCCCTGTAACTGATTCCTTTGCTAAATCTCTGATGTGTTGCTTCAGCTGTTTTGCTCCTAATGCGCAGTTAAAGCCTACAGTTAAAACAGGTAAGTGAGTAACAGAATATAAAAAAGCTTCGACTGTTTGTCCGGATAAGGTCCTTCCGCTTGCATCCGTAATGGTGCCTGAGATCATAACAGGAATTTTTGATCCTGTGTCTTCTTTATACGATTCAATTGCAAATAAAGCCGCTTTGCAGTTAAGTGTATCGAAAACCGTTTCGACAAGAAACAGATCTGCCCCTCCCTCTGCAAGCCCTTTTACTTGTTCATAATATGCTTTTACAAGATCATCAAAAGTTACTGCTCTGTAGCCAGGATTATTGACATCAGGAGACAAGGAAGCCGTTCTGTTTGTGGGACCTATAGAACCAGCCACAAATCTGGGTTTTGAAGGATCCTTCTTATTATATATATCTGTAGCTTCTTTGGCAATTCTTGCAGATTCAAAATTTAGTTCATAAACAAGATCTTCCATATGATAATCCGCCATAGCAATCGAAGTACCACTAAAAGTATTGGTTTCAATTATATCAGCGCCCGCTTCAAGGTATTTCAAGTGGATTTCTTTGATAACATCAGGACGAGTAAGCGATAACAAGTCATTATTACCTTTTAAATCTCCTTTATGATCTTTGAATCTTTCCCCTCTAAAATCAGCTTCTTCAAGGGTATATCCCTGAATCATGGTTCCCATAGCGCCATCAAGCACAAGTATTCTTTTCTTTAATACTTCCTGAATGTCAACAGTCATTTTTCAATAACTTTTTTTAGATGAATAATATGATGAAGAGCTTAAACGGAGAGATTCCCGGGGAAGGAGTTCTACCTTATCTTTCTCTGCTGAAAATAAAATTCTCAGAGTGGGAGTTAGCACCTTCTATTAAAGGGTTGCTAAGACATCTAAGGGCCCAATCCCTCCGTCTTTCCGGATAAGTTCAATGCAAATTACTAATAAAGTTTCTTTTTAAATAAATTATATCCAAAATTCTTTCCTTTCCACGCATGATGTAATAATTTTTCAACATTTTAAACATGTCTTTTCCTTAATTCCTCTATTTTTGGATTGAATTACAAACAGCTTTATTTCAGATTAACTCCTGAAATCCAATGCTGTTCAATTTTACATTAAAACCCATCAATTAATTTGAAATTTGCTGCAGTAGACATTGGCTCCAACGCTATCCGTTTTCAGATAACAAGCATCCTGAAACACAATGAAATATTCAATTTTAAAAAACTTGAATATGTTCGTTTTCCGCTTAGACTTGGTCAGGATGTATTTCAGTTTAATAAGATCAGTCCTGAAAAAGCAGAAAAGTTCGTAAAGCTCATGAAAACCTTTAAAATGCTTTTAGAACTATATGAAGTAGATGATTATATCTTCTGCGCTACTTCAGCGATGCGCGAATCCACCAATGGAAAGGAAATTGCAGAACGAGTAAAGAAAGAGGTTGGTATTTCAATTGATATTATTGATGGAGATCAGGAAGCTGATCTCATCAATGCGGTACTTTTCAATGAACTTGATGAAAAAAGTTACATTCATATTGATGTAGGTGGCGGTAGCACAGAGCTGAACATATTTGTAAACAAAAATAAAGTTGCTGCACAATCCTTTAAAATCGGATCTGTAAGAAGACTGAACAAACTTGATGCGCCTGAGGAATGGAATAGAATGGAAAAGTGGGTTAGCGATAATATTTCAAAAGCTGAAAAGCCTGTATATGCTATAGGTACAGGAGGTAATATTGGAAAAATATATGAACTTGCAAACCTCTCAAGATCCAAAGACCTGAAACCTAGCATAAAGATTGACAAGATTGAAGGAGTCCAGAAACAGGTAGCCGCTATGACCTATGAAGACAGAATTCATGTGTTAAATCTTAACCCTGACCGGGCTGACGTTATTGTTCCCGCTTCGGATATATATATATCGGTAATGCGATATGCAGGAGCTAAAGAAATGCTTGTGCCTGAACTAGGTCTGAAAGATGGATTGATTCAAATGTTGTTCAGGAGAAATATGCTCGATGTAAATCAAGTCACCATTATTAATACTAATAAGTTCCCGAAATAATCCGGGAACTTACTTTTCCGCCCTTAACTTTTTTAGTTTATTATATTTTTGAAAGGTAACTTTACCTGTTTCTCTTGCTATGATATAACCGTAATAGCCATCCAGAATACCCAACTTAAGGATGTAGGAATGGAAAAATCTATAAAACGGACTTATGTATAATTTCATAAATCCGGGCTTTTTTCCTTCTTTAAAAAGTCTTTCAGCTGCCAGCGTGCTATACTTATCATTTTTCTGATCATACTGATCAAGTGAATAAATAGTATAATGAAGAATGGCTCCTTTAAGTTTTTTTACACTCGTCCCTTTCTCCATATTCAGCTTTTCATGCACCGGACTATTATCCCATTTGATTTTATCTTTACGGAAAACCCTTACATGTGATTCCGGATTCCAGTGCCCAAACTTCAGCCATTTCCCACAGAAATTAGACTTCCTAGGTATTTCGTAGCAATCAAATTGAGGATGATTCAATTCGCTTTTGATTTCTTCAATTAGCTCTTCGGACAGCTCTTCATCAGCATCCAGAGAAAGTATATAATCATACCGAGCATAACTATTGCCGAGATTCTTTGTAGGACCGTATCCCTCCCAATTTCTTCTCAGAAAATTAACTTTGTATCTTCTGCAGATGTCTTCAGTATTGTCTCTGCTAAAGGAATCCACTACTACAATATCATCAGTAATGCGAGCAAGAGATTTTAAACATCTTTCAATGTTTCTTTCCTCATTGTATGTTATGACGACAGCAGATACAGGTACTTTCATATATTAATGAACAATGCTGAATGCATAAATTGTAAACGAA from Sporocytophaga myxococcoides includes:
- a CDS encoding glycosyltransferase family 2 protein; this translates as MKVPVSAVVITYNEERNIERCLKSLARITDDIVVVDSFSRDNTEDICRRYKVNFLRRNWEGYGPTKNLGNSYARYDYILSLDADEELSEELIEEIKSELNHPQFDCYEIPRKSNFCGKWLKFGHWNPESHVRVFRKDKIKWDNSPVHEKLNMEKGTSVKKLKGAILHYTIYSLDQYDQKNDKYSTLAAERLFKEGKKPGFMKLYISPFYRFFHSYILKLGILDGYYGYIIARETGKVTFQKYNKLKKLRAEK
- the metH gene encoding methionine synthase; this encodes MTVDIQEVLKKRILVLDGAMGTMIQGYTLEEADFRGERFKDHKGDLKGNNDLLSLTRPDVIKEIHLKYLEAGADIIETNTFSGTSIAMADYHMEDLVYELNFESARIAKEATDIYNKKDPSKPRFVAGSIGPTNRTASLSPDVNNPGYRAVTFDDLVKAYYEQVKGLAEGGADLFLVETVFDTLNCKAALFAIESYKEDTGSKIPVMISGTITDASGRTLSGQTVEAFLYSVTHLPVLTVGFNCALGAKQLKQHIRDLAKESVTGISAHPNAGLPNEFGQYDESPEEMASTIKEFLEEGLLNIIGGCCGTTPAHIKAIADLAAKYKPRTKPESDHLSRYSGLEPLKVFKGANFINIGERTNVTGSKMFARLIKEGNYEEALAVARNQVEGGAQVIDVNMDEGMLDSEQAMTTFLNLIASEPDIAKLPIMVDSSKWSVIEAGLKCVQGKAIVNSISLKEGEEKFKEHARKVRKYGAAVVVMAFDEQGQADSYQRRIEICKRAYDILTKEVNFPAEDIIFDPNILTVATGIEEHNNYAVDFINATKWIKENLPGVKVSGGVSNISFSFRGNDVVREAMHSAFLYHAIKAGLDMGIVNAGMIEVYENIPKDLLEHVEDVLLNRRPDATERMLEMAEKVKNKGKETVKDETWRKLPVNERLAHALVKGIVDYIDEDVEEARHMFDKPLEVIEGPLMDGMNIVGDLFGEGKMFLPQVVKSARVMKKAVAYLLPFIEEEKKKGGGEGQNAGKILMATVKGDVHDIGKNIVGVVLGCNNYEIIDLGVMVPTDKIIKAAQENNVDIVGLSGLITPSLDEMVTVAREMEKAGLKVPLMIGGATTSRIHTAVKIDPHYSGSVVHVLDASRSVPVAGSLMNREAKDNFIKNLKAEYSKAREEHSKRQKDKNYITIDQARANKAPIDWTSTKVTKPAFLGTKFFDDYSLSEISKYIDWTPFFQTWQLKGKFPKIFEDPIIGIEAKKLYDDARALLKEVIDKKLLQAKAVIGFYPATRGGDDDIILHEFNKEVIDHGNHKHEVFREDRSKILTTFHTLRQQGLKGKGIPNLALSDFIAPKESGINDYIGGFAVTAGIGIEPLLEKYEKDHDDYNSILIKAIADRLAEAFAECMHEKVRKEYWGYASGESFDNEALIKEEYVGIRPAPGYPACPDHTEKSILFKLLDPNCRTGIALTESFAMYPASSVSGMYFSHPDSKYFGLGKIEKDQVTDYAKRKNMSVEEVEKWLSPVLNYD
- a CDS encoding Ppx/GppA phosphatase family protein gives rise to the protein MKFAAVDIGSNAIRFQITSILKHNEIFNFKKLEYVRFPLRLGQDVFQFNKISPEKAEKFVKLMKTFKMLLELYEVDDYIFCATSAMRESTNGKEIAERVKKEVGISIDIIDGDQEADLINAVLFNELDEKSYIHIDVGGGSTELNIFVNKNKVAAQSFKIGSVRRLNKLDAPEEWNRMEKWVSDNISKAEKPVYAIGTGGNIGKIYELANLSRSKDLKPSIKIDKIEGVQKQVAAMTYEDRIHVLNLNPDRADVIVPASDIYISVMRYAGAKEMLVPELGLKDGLIQMLFRRNMLDVNQVTIINTNKFPK